One part of the Glycine max cultivar Williams 82 chromosome 14, Glycine_max_v4.0, whole genome shotgun sequence genome encodes these proteins:
- the LOC102660217 gene encoding zinc finger protein 10: MEGSNDSQYWMYVKREQILKPQYSHLEAAVGDVINNNFSWEERAFAEDAARLLGGSMWPQRSYSCTFCTRDFKSAQALGGHMNIHRRDRARLKQNHHKNDHFIKSLLLGSPNSEQEGVVKAREYKFNGLGGSNYVETSLSVGLTSMFGQKSSSPTVPCGDRFNNSCKRLKSSISSQPLFLKPCSNDKSSDFKPVEHGMEYLDLELRLGKQQQVK; encoded by the exons ATGGAGGGATCTAATGACTCTCAGTACTGGATGTATGTGAAGAGAGAACAAATCCTGAAGCCACAGTACTCACACCTTGAAGCAGCAGTTGGAGATGTCATTAACAACAATTTCTCATGGGAAGAAAGAGCTTTTGCAGAAGATGCGGCTAGATTACTTGGTGGGAGCATGTGGCCTCAAAGATCTTACTCTTGCACCTTTTGCACAAGAGACTTCAAATCTGCTCAAGCCCTTGGGGGTCACATGAATATCCACAGAAGGGACAGGGCTAGGCTCAAACAAAATCATCACAAAAATGATCATTTCATCAAATCCTTATTATTAG GGTCTCCTAATTCAGAACAAGAAGGGGTAGTCAAAGCAAGGGAGTACAAATTTAATGGCTTGGGAGGTAGCAATTATGTTGAAACAAGTTTGTCCGTGGGACTGACTTCAATGTTTGGCCAAAAATCATCATCACCAACCGTTCCTTGTGGGGACAGATTCAACAATAGTTGCAAGAGGCTAAAGAGTAGCATTTCTTCTCAGCCTCTCTTCCTCAAGCCATGTTCAAATGATAAAAGCTCGGATTTTAAACCTGTGGAACATGGAATGGAGTACTTGGATCTTGAACTCAGGCTAGGGAAACAACAGCAAGTTaagtag